DNA sequence from the Methanolobus psychrophilus R15 genome:
CCATCTCGTCCATGATATCCCGGGAAAATGTACCATTCTTACTTGCATTCATCTGTTCCAGAAACGGATTGAAGACATCTGTCTTTTTAGGCTGCAGGAAATCGTGCTTGTCCAGCACAGATTTGAATCCCATGGCGAACAGATCTGAAAGCTTTACCTCGTGACCCTGTTCATTAAGTGTTTTCAAGGCTGCTTCTTTCATGGCCGAGTTAAAGGATTTCGGTTCCGGATGTGCGAATACGTACAGTATATTCATGTAAACCCCATACATAATATATATTTTTACTATTTATCTGTTCGGATGAGCATCAGAGTCGTCGCTGCAAAGCTGCCTTTCTTGTTGCCTTTTCGGCTTTGCCGATGCGCAGGTCAGCAGGCACAATAATCTTATAAGTTAGCGTTCAAGCTCCTGCAATACGTTTAAAGGAGTATGTCCATGGGTATATTATGGCTTAACCAGTCTGATGTTAAAAGCGTGCTTGATATGGCATCAGCAATGCTTGCTGTAGAATCCGGATTCAGGGAGCATGGTCTCAGGAAGGTGCAGATGCCTCCAAAGTCCTATCTTTATTTCAAAAGACACAATGGAGACCTGCGCACCATGCCATCTTTCATGGAGGAACAGGACATAGCCGGTGTCAAGATTGTGAACGTGCACCCTGATAACAGAGAGAAAGGTCTTCCCAGTGTAATGGCGGTCGTTGTGCTCAATTCCACAGAAACCGGCGCACCTCTTGCTATTATGGATGGTACCTACCTGACCGATATGCGTACAGGTGCCGCAGGTGGTGTTGCTGCAAAATATCTCGCGCGCTCCGATTCGAATGTAGTGGGCATGGTGGGTACCGGGGACCAGGCACGTACCCAGTTGCTTGCGCTCTCGCAGTCCATGGATATAGAGCAGGTAAGGATCACCTGCAGGAACCTCAGCAATTGTGCCTCTTTCGAGAAGGAGATGGCTCCGGTCGTGAATTGTGATTTTGTCCGCACTGGAAGCATAAAGGAAGTTTGCGAATGCGATATCCTTGTAACGACAACTCCTGTCAGAAGTCCCATAGTGAAGTCCGAATGGATTCGCGAAGGTACACACATCAACGCCATCGGAGCCGATGCCACAGGAAAGCAAGAGCTAGAGTCTTATCTGCTTAAAAGGGCCAAAGTAGTCGTTGATGATATAATACAAGCGTCCCACTCAGGAGAGGTCAATGTGCCCATCTCCTCTGGCGTTTTCTCGCAAGCCGATATTCATGCAGAGCTCGGTGAGGTCATTGCAGGCACCAAACCAGGAAGGGAAAACGACGAAGAGATAACCATATTCGACTCCACAGGTCTTGCAGTGCAGGATCTTGTGACTGCTGACATGGTCTATCACAAGGCACTGACAGCGGGGATAGGGAAGAGAATGAGGTTGTTCTAATGAATTTTTTGTTTTAGTTCTCTCTAGGAAAAGTAATCTTTCATTTCCCATTTTTGATAAATATTAATACCAGAAAACAAACTCTTTTTTCGGCTGTGCATCTCTATTTATGGAGAGTTTTATATAAACCTTTAATAAGCATGAACGCCTATAAGGTGGCATAACATTTCTCTGGAAAAAAGACGAGCTAGCGAGTTGAAATAAATCTTTCTTTGACTGAGTTTGAGGGAATGAACGAATGCACATTTTGGACGTGAATAGCATATTTCATGTTAACTGATTTTTATGGGAGACGTATTAAACATGGCAGAAAAACAGGGTTATGACGCAAGCAA
Encoded proteins:
- a CDS encoding alanine dehydrogenase, with the translated sequence MGILWLNQSDVKSVLDMASAMLAVESGFREHGLRKVQMPPKSYLYFKRHNGDLRTMPSFMEEQDIAGVKIVNVHPDNREKGLPSVMAVVVLNSTETGAPLAIMDGTYLTDMRTGAAGGVAAKYLARSDSNVVGMVGTGDQARTQLLALSQSMDIEQVRITCRNLSNCASFEKEMAPVVNCDFVRTGSIKEVCECDILVTTTPVRSPIVKSEWIREGTHINAIGADATGKQELESYLLKRAKVVVDDIIQASHSGEVNVPISSGVFSQADIHAELGEVIAGTKPGRENDEEITIFDSTGLAVQDLVTADMVYHKALTAGIGKRMRLF